CTCCGGCTGGCCGATCACGTCCGCCAGGTCCGGGCCGTCCGGCGACCGGGTCGGGGCCGGTTCGGGCGCGGCGGCCAGCTCGCCCTCGCCCGCCAGCCACGCCAGGACCCCGGTGAGGGTGGACGCACCACGCAGGATCAGGCCGCCGACCAGGGCCGCCTCGGGCAGGCAGTCGACCGGGACGACCGCCTCGGTCAGACCGGCCCGCTTCGCCGCCAGCAGCGCGGGCAGGACGCCGCGGACCGCGCGGACCCGGCCGTCCAGGGCCAGCTCGCCCAGCAGCACGGTGCCCTCCAGCCGGTCGCCGGGCACCGCCCTGGTCGCGGCCAGGACGACGCACGCGATGGCCAGGTCGTAGCCCGAGCCGTTCTTCGGCAGCGTGGCCGGGGACAGGCCCAGGGTCACCCGCTGCGTCGGCCACGCGTGGCCGCTGTTGCGGACCGCCGCCTTCACCCGGTCCTTCGACTCGTGCAGGGCCGCGTCCGGCAGGCCCAGGAGCTGGGTGCGCACGGTGCCCGCGCCGACGTCGGCCTCGATCTCCACCGGTACGCCGTCGACCCCGGACAGGGCCACGGACCAGGTGCGCGCCAGCGCCATCACACACCTCGCAGGTGGTGCAGGCGGACGCGACCGCCGGGCGGCCACTCGATCGACACGACGTCCACGCGGATGCGGACGCCGGGCAGGCGGTGCAGGGCGGACCAGCGCAGCGAGGCCCGCCGCACCCGGTCGAGCTGCGCGGGCGTCACGGCCTCCAGCGGCGTGCCCCTGCTGGTGCCCGAGCGGCACTTCACCTCGACGACGACCAACTGGTCGCCGTCGGTGGCGACGACGTCGAGCTCACCCTCCTCGCAGCGCCAGTTGCGGGCGAGCAGGGCGAGGCCCTGGTGTTCGAGGTAGCGGCACGCCGCGTCCTCGCCGCGCCTGCCCAGGTCGGTCGCCGTGCTCATCCCGTGCCTCCCGGTGGTGGTCGTGTGCTCGACCATCCCGGGACGGCCGGGGCGGGGCCACCGGCGAATCCGGAACTGTGGACAACTCCGCGTCCTGTGGACAACAGGCCGGGAACGCCCCGGAAAAACGCGCGGGGGCCCGCCGGACGGCAGACCCCCGCGATGCGGCCGGTGTCAGGAGTTGAACGGGCCGTCCTCGGGCAGGCGCAGCTCGGGCTTGTCGAGCTCCTCGACGTTCACGTCCTTGAACGTGATGACCCGGACGTTCTTGACGAACCGGGCGGGGCGGTACATGTCCCACACCCAGGCGTCGGACATCCGCACCTCGAAGTAGACCTCGCCGTCCGCGTTGCGGACCTGCACGTCCACCGAGTTGGCCAGGTAGAACCGCCGCTCGGTCTCCACGACGAACGAGAACTGGCTGACGATGTCGCGGTACTCCTTGTACAGCGACAGCTCCATCTCGGTCTCGTACTTCTCGAGATCCTCTGCACTCATTACGCCTCCGCGCGGGTATTCATCGAATCCGCGCCCCTCCTCGTCGCGAGCCTGCCACCGCTGGTCTGCGGGGGTGTTCCATTCTGGACCACACCGGCGGTCACGACGCCACGCGCCACCCGGTGCGGCGGCTCCAGGCCGTGACGAGCCGCTGCCGCCGCCACATTCGCATACGACCAGCGGTGTTGCGCACTCGGGCCGTGTTCCGCCAGGGCCGCGGTGTGCTCGGCGGTGCTGTAGCCCTTGTGCACGTCGAACCCGTAGACGGGCAGCTCCTCGTGCAGCCCGGTCATGATCCGGTCGCGCGTGACCTTGGCCAACACCGACGCCGCCGCCACGCAGGCCGCCACGCGGTCCCCCTTGACGACCGGCATGCTCGGCGCCGTGAGGCCCGGCACGGGGAAGCCGTCGGTCAGCACGTAGCCGGGATGTGCACCCAAACGGGCGACAGCCCGACGCATGCCCTCGATGTTGGCCACGTGCACGCCGATGAGGTCGACCTCGGCCGCCGGCACGACGATCACCGCGCAGTCGACGGCGTGCTCCAGCACCACGTCGTACATGCGGTCACGAGCGGCGGCGGTGAGCAGCTTCGAGTCGGTCAGGCCCGCGAACTTCGCGGCGTCACCCGGCTTGAGCACGCACGAGGCCACCACCAGCGGTCCGGCGCACGCGCCCCGCCCCGCCTCGTCCACGCCCGCCACCGGGCCGAGGCCGCGCCGGTCGAGCGCTGCCTGGAACGCCCAGATGCCCGCGGTCGGCCGAACCTGGACGCGGGGCGGCTTGCGGATCACCCCTCGACCTTATCCCAGGCGGGAGCGGCGGAACCGGGCGCGCACCCGCTTGCCCAGCAGCAGCACCGGCCACGCCGCCGCGAACCCGGCGCCGGCCGGGAGGGCGTCCTGCCAGGCGGGCGCGCCGATGGCCACGACCTGCGGGTCGTGGTCGCCCACGCCCTGCCAGCGCGACGGCGGCAGCACGATCGCCCGCGCCTTGCCCACCACGTTGTCCACCGGCACGAGGCCGCCCTCGCGGCCGTCGCCCTGGCACCGCGAGTCGCACGAGTCGTTGCGGTTGTCGCCGAGCACGAACAGGTAGCCCTCGGGGATCTTCAGCTCCGCGAACGACTCCTGCACGGTGCTGCGGCCCGGCTCCCAGTGGACGTAGGGCTCGTCCAGCGGCTTGCCGTCGACCACGACCCGGTTCTTGTCGTCGCAGCACCGCACGGTCTGCCCGCCGACGGCGATGACCCGCTTGACGAAGTCCTCCTCGTTCGCCGACGGGAAACCCATCAGCGAGCCGAGGCCCTGGATCGCCTTCGCGACCGGGTTCGTCGGCTCCGGGACCGCGAACTCCTGGTTGATCCAGGTGTCGGGCCCGTGGAAGACCACCACGTCACCCGGTGCGGGTTCGGTGAAGTCGTAGGTCAGCTTGTCGACCAGCACCCGGTCGCCGAAGCAACCGTCGGAGCAGCCGTGCAGCGTCCGCTCCATCGACTCCGACGGGATCATGTAGACCTTGGCCAGGAACGACTGGATCAGCACCGCCAGCACGACGGCGACACCGATGAGGATGGGCAGTTCCTTCCAGAACGAGCCCTTCTTCCCGGCCTTCTTGTGCGCGCGGGCGCGCCACTGCTCGACCTTCTCCTCGTGCTCCGGGTCCTCCCCGTCGGAGGGGCCGCGGGACGGTGCGACGTCTACCACCCGCCCAGCGTACCGATCAGACCTGTGAGGCCCTGGTCAACCGCTTCCGCACCTTCCGGGTGAAGAACACCAGGGGCCACGCGGCGACGAGCCCGGCGCCGGCCGGGATGCCCTGCTGCCACGCGGGGGCGCCGAGCGCCGCGGCCTGCGCGTTGTGGTCGCCGATGCCCTGCCAGCGCGACGGCGGCAGCACGATGACGCGCGCCTTGCCGATCACGTTCTCCTCGGGCACGGTGCCGTTCAGGCCGCCGCCGCCCTGCGCGCGGGAGTCGGTGGAGTTCGTCCGGTTGTCACCCATGACCCAGAGGTGGCCCTCGGGGACCGTCACCGCCTCGAACGGCTTGTGGTCCTCCGGCGAGGTGCCGGGCGCCCAGTAGACGTAGGGCTCGTCGAGCGGCTTGCCGTCGACCTTGAGCCGGTGCTGGTCGTCGCAGCACTCGACGGTCTGCCCGCCGACGGCGATGACCCGCTTGACGAAGTCGCGCTCGTCCGGCGGCGCGAGGCCGACCAGGGACAGCGCGGACTGGAGGCCGGCGACGACCGGGTTCTCGGAGCGCACCGAGGTGAAGTCGTTGTTGCCCCACGCGTCGGGGCCGCGGAAGACCACGACCTCGCCGGGTTCGATGTCACCGAAGTCGTAGACCAGCTTGTCGACCAGCACGCGGTCGTTGTTGCACCCGGGGCAGCCGTGGAGGGTCTCCTCCATCGACTGCGACGGGATCACGTACACCCTCGCCAGGAAGGTCTGGATCAGGACGGTGAGGACGAGGGCCGTCGCGGCGAGCACCAGCAGCTCGCGCCACAGCGGCGGCTTCTTCTTGCCCTTCGGGCCGTCACCCGCAGCCGCGTCCGGAGTGGACTCGGCTGCGGGTTCCTGACCGTCTTCGTCAGCGGAGCGGTGCACGGGTTCTGCCACGTGGGCAGGCTACTGGTTCCGCGTGAGCCCGGCGTCAGGAGGCCGGCTTGGCCCCGGGCTTCGCGTCGCGCTTCTCCTTGATCTTGGCGGCCTTGCCGCGCAGGTCGCGGAGGTAGTAGAGCTTCGCGCGGCGCACGGCGCCGCGGGTGGCGACCTCGACCTCGGCGATGTTCGGGGAGTGCACCGGGAAGGTGCGCTCGACGCCGACGCCGAACGAGACCTTGCGGACGGTGAAGGTCTCGCGGATGCCGCCACCCTGGCGGCGGATCACGACGCCCTGGAACACCTGGACCCGCTCGCGGGAGCCCTCGATGACGCGGACGTGGACCTTCAGCGTGTCGCCCGGCCGGAAGCTCGGGATGTCGGAGCGCAGCGACTGGGCGTCAAGAGCGTCCAGGGTGTTCATCGGTGGTCCGTCCTCGTCCTCACGTGTACGTACTCCCCCGGCGCGCGTTCGGGTGAAACTTCACGGCCTTCGGGGGCGGGCTAGCGCACGCCGGACAAGTTGAACCGGGTGCAGCAACCTGTCCAGTGTGCCAGATGGGCACGGCCGGGACGAAATCGGGCCTAGTCGAGCTCGTCCAGGAGCGTGCGGTCGTGCTTGTCGAACGCGCTGTCGGGCAGCGCGGCGAGCAGTTCGGGGCGGCGTTCCCGGGTGCGGCGCAGCGACTGGTCGCGGCGCCAGCGGTCGATCAGCCGGTGGTTGCCCGAGCGCAGCACCTCGGGCACGGCCAGGTCGCGCCACACCTCGGGGCGGGTGTAGCTCGGCCCTTCGAGCAGGCCGTCGGAGAACGAGTCCTCCGCGGCGGACTTCGGGTTGCCCAGCACGCCGGGCAGCAGCCGGGCCACCGCCTCGACCACGACGAGCACGGCGACCTCGCCGCCGACCAGCACGTAGTCGCCGATGGAGACCTCGTCCACGCGCATCCGGCGGGACGCGTCGTCCACGACCCGCTGGTCGATGCCCTCGTACCGGCCGCAGGCGAACACCAGGTGCTCCTCGGCGGCGAACTCGTGGGCCATCGCCTGGGTGAACGGCCGGCCGGCCGGCGTGGGCACGACGAGCCGCGTCTCCTCCGTGCACACCGCGTCCAGGGCGTCGCCCCAGACCTGCGGCTTCATCACCATGCCGGGGCCACCGCCGTACGGGCTGTCGTCCACGGCCCTGTGCACGTCGTGGGTCCAGTCGCGCAGGTCGTGCACGCCGACCGAGATCAGGCCCCGGTCGATCGCCTTGCCGAGCAGGGCGGCCCGGAGCGGGTCGAGGTACTCCGGGAAGATCGTGACGACGTCAATCCGCATCGAGCAGGCCCTCGGGTGGGGTCAGCACGACGCGCCGGCCGGCGACGTCGACCGTGGGGACGATCTCCCGCACGAACGGCACCAGGTGCTCGCCGCCGCCCTCGCGGGTGATCACCAGCAGCTCGCCACCGGGACCGTGCACGATCTCGCGGACCGTGCCGACCTTCGTGCCGTCGGCCAGCTCGGCGGCCAGGCCCTCCAGCTCGTGGTCGTAGAACTCGTCCGGGTCGCCGGTGGGCGGCAGGTCGTCCGTGCTGCCGAGCAGCAGCGTGCCGCGCAGCGTCTCCGCCACGTCCCGCGTCAGGACCTCGTCGAAGCGCACCAGCAGCCGCCCGGAGTGGTTCCGGGCGGCTGTGACGGTGAGGTCGCGGGACGTGCCGTCGCGCAGCTTCGCGGCCAGCACCGAGCCCGGCGCGAACCGGGTCTCGGGTGAATCGGTGCGCACGTCGACGGCGAGCTCGCCGCTGATCCCGTGCGCCTTGGCCACGCGGCCGACGACGACGTCCATGCGCGCGCTCAGCGGTCGGTGTCGACCACGTCGACCCGCACGCCACGACCACCGATGCCGGCCATCACGGTGCGCAGCGCGGTCGCGGTGCGGCCGGAGCGGCCGATCACCTTGCCGAGGTCGTCCGGGTGGACGTGGACCTCCAGCGTGCGACCGCGCCGGGTCGTGACCAGGTTCACCCGGACGTCGTCCGGGTGGTCGACGATGCCCCGAACGAGGTGTTCGAGGGCGTCAGCCAACAAGCTCACGCCTCGTCCTTGGGGGCGTCGGCGGCGGGCTCGGCGTCGGCCTTCTTGGCGGCCTTCTTCTTCGGCGTGGTGGCCTCGGTCGACGGCGCGTCGCCGGCGGCGGCCAGCGCGGCGGCGAACAGGTCCGCCTTGCTGGTCTTGGGCTCCTTGACCTTCAGCGTGCCCTCGGCGCCCGGCAGGCCCTTGAACTTCTGCCAGTCGCCGGTGATCTCCAGCAGGCGCTGCACGGACTCGGTCGGCTGCGCGCCGACACCCAGCCAGTACTGCGCGCGGTCGCTGTCGACCGCGATGAACGACGGCTCTTCCTTCGGGTGGTACTTGCCGATCGTCTCGATGGCCTTGCCACTGCGGCGGGTGCGGGCGTCGGCGACGACGATCCGGTAGTACGGCTGACGGATCTTGCCGAGTCGCTGAAGCTTGATCTTGACGGCCACGGGTGTGGGTGCTCCTCGTGCTTCGATGTGCTCAGGTTGGGCAGTCCTCACCCGCGTGGGGCACGGGTGCGAAAAGCCCAGGTGTCTGGGGCGCCACGGCACGGTGAGAGGGACCGACCTCGGCGAACAACCAATCATTCTGCCAGACGCGTCGCCCCGGGGACGAACCGGGCCACGTCCACCCCCGCCGACGCCAGGGCCGCGCGGATCACCCGGGCGTGTTCGACGGCCCCCGGCGTGTCGCCGTGCACGCACACCGAGTCGACGTCGACCTCGATCACGGACCCGTCCGCGGCGACCAGCTCACCGCGCTCGGCGAGCCGCAGGACCCGCGCGAGGACGGCGTCCGCGTCGCCGAGCACGGCCCCCGGCTCGCGGCGCGGCACCAGGGTCCCCTCCGGGGTGTACGCGCGATCGGCGAACGCCTCGCGCACCGGGCGCAGGCCCGCGCGCGCGGCGTGGTGCAGCAGGCGCGAGCCGGGCAGCCCGAGGACCGGCAGGTCGCCGAACGCCCGCACCCCCGCCACCACGGCGGCGGCCTGCCCGTCGTGGTGCACGGTGGCGTTGTAGAGCGCGCCGTGCGGCTTCACGTAGGTCACCGACGTGCCGGCCGCGCGGGCGCACGCCTCCAGGGCGCCGATCTGGTAGAGCACCTCGTCGGCCAGTTCGCGCGGGTCGACGTCGATGAACCGGCGGCCGAAGCCCGCGAGGTCGCGG
This region of Saccharothrix longispora genomic DNA includes:
- a CDS encoding YraN family protein → MSTATDLGRRGEDAACRYLEHQGLALLARNWRCEEGELDVVATDGDQLVVVEVKCRSGTSRGTPLEAVTPAQLDRVRRASLRWSALHRLPGVRIRVDVVSIEWPPGGRVRLHHLRGV
- a CDS encoding DUF2469 domain-containing protein translates to MSAEDLEKYETEMELSLYKEYRDIVSQFSFVVETERRFYLANSVDVQVRNADGEVYFEVRMSDAWVWDMYRPARFVKNVRVITFKDVNVEELDKPELRLPEDGPFNS
- a CDS encoding ribonuclease HII, which codes for MIRKPPRVQVRPTAGIWAFQAALDRRGLGPVAGVDEAGRGACAGPLVVASCVLKPGDAAKFAGLTDSKLLTAAARDRMYDVVLEHAVDCAVIVVPAAEVDLIGVHVANIEGMRRAVARLGAHPGYVLTDGFPVPGLTAPSMPVVKGDRVAACVAAASVLAKVTRDRIMTGLHEELPVYGFDVHKGYSTAEHTAALAEHGPSAQHRWSYANVAAAAARHGLEPPHRVARGVVTAGVVQNGTPPQTSGGRLATRRGADSMNTRAEA
- the lepB gene encoding signal peptidase I produces the protein MVDVAPSRGPSDGEDPEHEEKVEQWRARAHKKAGKKGSFWKELPILIGVAVVLAVLIQSFLAKVYMIPSESMERTLHGCSDGCFGDRVLVDKLTYDFTEPAPGDVVVFHGPDTWINQEFAVPEPTNPVAKAIQGLGSLMGFPSANEEDFVKRVIAVGGQTVRCCDDKNRVVVDGKPLDEPYVHWEPGRSTVQESFAELKIPEGYLFVLGDNRNDSCDSRCQGDGREGGLVPVDNVVGKARAIVLPPSRWQGVGDHDPQVVAIGAPAWQDALPAGAGFAAAWPVLLLGKRVRARFRRSRLG
- the lepB gene encoding signal peptidase I, whose protein sequence is MAEPVHRSADEDGQEPAAESTPDAAAGDGPKGKKKPPLWRELLVLAATALVLTVLIQTFLARVYVIPSQSMEETLHGCPGCNNDRVLVDKLVYDFGDIEPGEVVVFRGPDAWGNNDFTSVRSENPVVAGLQSALSLVGLAPPDERDFVKRVIAVGGQTVECCDDQHRLKVDGKPLDEPYVYWAPGTSPEDHKPFEAVTVPEGHLWVMGDNRTNSTDSRAQGGGGLNGTVPEENVIGKARVIVLPPSRWQGIGDHNAQAAALGAPAWQQGIPAGAGLVAAWPLVFFTRKVRKRLTRASQV
- the rplS gene encoding 50S ribosomal protein L19, whose translation is MNTLDALDAQSLRSDIPSFRPGDTLKVHVRVIEGSRERVQVFQGVVIRRQGGGIRETFTVRKVSFGVGVERTFPVHSPNIAEVEVATRGAVRRAKLYYLRDLRGKAAKIKEKRDAKPGAKPAS
- the trmD gene encoding tRNA (guanosine(37)-N1)-methyltransferase TrmD, with protein sequence MRIDVVTIFPEYLDPLRAALLGKAIDRGLISVGVHDLRDWTHDVHRAVDDSPYGGGPGMVMKPQVWGDALDAVCTEETRLVVPTPAGRPFTQAMAHEFAAEEHLVFACGRYEGIDQRVVDDASRRMRVDEVSIGDYVLVGGEVAVLVVVEAVARLLPGVLGNPKSAAEDSFSDGLLEGPSYTRPEVWRDLAVPEVLRSGNHRLIDRWRRDQSLRRTRERRPELLAALPDSAFDKHDRTLLDELD
- the rimM gene encoding ribosome maturation factor RimM (Essential for efficient processing of 16S rRNA) — translated: MDVVVGRVAKAHGISGELAVDVRTDSPETRFAPGSVLAAKLRDGTSRDLTVTAARNHSGRLLVRFDEVLTRDVAETLRGTLLLGSTDDLPPTGDPDEFYDHELEGLAAELADGTKVGTVREIVHGPGGELLVITREGGGEHLVPFVREIVPTVDVAGRRVVLTPPEGLLDAD
- a CDS encoding RNA-binding protein produces the protein MSLLADALEHLVRGIVDHPDDVRVNLVTTRRGRTLEVHVHPDDLGKVIGRSGRTATALRTVMAGIGGRGVRVDVVDTDR
- the rpsP gene encoding 30S ribosomal protein S16 — translated: MAVKIKLQRLGKIRQPYYRIVVADARTRRSGKAIETIGKYHPKEEPSFIAVDSDRAQYWLGVGAQPTESVQRLLEITGDWQKFKGLPGAEGTLKVKEPKTSKADLFAAALAAAGDAPSTEATTPKKKAAKKADAEPAADAPKDEA
- a CDS encoding LamB/YcsF family protein, whose amino-acid sequence is MIDLNSDLGEGFGIWRLGDDDALLDVVTSANVACGFHAGDPSTMRRVCERAAARGVAVGAQVSYRDLAGFGRRFIDVDPRELADEVLYQIGALEACARAAGTSVTYVKPHGALYNATVHHDGQAAAVVAGVRAFGDLPVLGLPGSRLLHHAARAGLRPVREAFADRAYTPEGTLVPRREPGAVLGDADAVLARVLRLAERGELVAADGSVIEVDVDSVCVHGDTPGAVEHARVIRAALASAGVDVARFVPGATRLAE